In Candidatus Desulfofervidus auxilii, one genomic interval encodes:
- a CDS encoding DUF4062 domain-containing protein, with protein sequence MQRTVFISSTYEDLKKHRRKVWDILEKYNVNVRGMEKFGARKETSLETSLAEVGVSDIYVGIIALRLGSINKETGKSITQLEYERAYNLNKEILIYLIDEKEGVVHPEFIDWGDKHEKLDAFKAILRERHTIDTFIDENDLGEKLRRRFDELLSKKEFEKKEKFDEYQNSKNIIQKFCLLPGAYSGREIKLKVKFIDEPFPASKGICGNFNLEYGKTIGSEIKIVAPPIYEKFAEHIFISHKFAEDFLKVKNEPEVEIYVKLSFSENTIKNVRAYFVPKTYVSIPLYSEFLIGTGKIIPTKSIPAEGTIALILTNIIKKDKNEG encoded by the coding sequence ATGCAGAGAACCGTGTTTATTTCATCTACATATGAGGATTTGAAGAAACATAGAAGAAAGGTTTGGGATATTTTAGAGAAATACAATGTAAACGTCAGGGGAATGGAAAAGTTTGGGGCAAGAAAAGAAACCTCCCTGGAAACTTCTTTGGCTGAGGTAGGAGTGTCTGATATTTACGTAGGAATTATAGCTCTAAGACTTGGAAGCATAAATAAAGAAACTGGAAAATCTATTACACAATTAGAATACGAAAGAGCCTACAACCTTAATAAAGAAATATTAATATATCTTATTGATGAAAAGGAAGGCGTTGTTCATCCTGAGTTTATTGATTGGGGTGACAAACATGAAAAACTTGATGCTTTTAAAGCTATTCTTAGAGAAAGGCATACTATTGATACCTTTATAGATGAAAATGACCTGGGAGAAAAATTAAGAAGAAGGTTTGATGAACTGCTATCTAAAAAGGAATTTGAGAAGAAAGAAAAATTTGACGAGTATCAAAATTCGAAAAATATAATCCAAAAATTTTGTTTACTTCCTGGGGCATATTCTGGTAGGGAAATAAAGCTAAAAGTGAAATTTATAGATGAACCCTTTCCAGCCTCTAAGGGAATATGTGGTAATTTTAATTTAGAGTATGGAAAAACTATCGGTTCTGAAATAAAAATAGTAGCTCCCCCAATATATGAAAAATTTGCCGAACATATTTTTATAAGTCACAAATTTGCCGAAGATTTTTTAAAGGTTAAAAATGAACCAGAGGTAGAAATTTATGTAAAACTTTCCTTCTCTGAAAATACAATAAAAAATGTAAGAGCTTATTTTGTACCTAAAACTTACGTCTCTATCCCGCTGTATAGCGAATTTCTGATAGGTACGGGGAAAATTATACCAACAAAGTCTATTCCAGCAGAAGGAACAATAGCTTTAATACTAACTAATATTATCAAGAAAGATAAAAATGAGGGGTAA
- a CDS encoding endonuclease/exonuclease/phosphatase family protein codes for MKHFIKTKFVVSFIALLVLLANFSLAWSWQAQCTDVTARGYLNVLTINLLFSEVKDREIRLENITNFIAGQAEKGDPVDIILLQEVVGGPLSGTINSSLDLKRLLAKKGMKYNLSYRLANGLPGILTVGNAILSRCRIIFTISKTLPFVSEEPFEGFEIPLKRKVMMSRIKIPNFGKINIYNTHLCAFCDPTERLQQTQVLLDFIRTVEKSIWWDENPVILGGDFNINLNITEEREAYDQIVDFGFIDTYSTANGCYSCCSDEEGYLGCTYAVLGNPYSGEEEFKRIDYIFVKGEGLDIADSIVVFNTDPDWVSDHSGVLSKISLP; via the coding sequence ATGAAACATTTTATCAAGACCAAGTTTGTTGTTAGCTTTATAGCATTATTGGTTCTGTTAGCAAATTTTTCCTTGGCATGGTCTTGGCAAGCTCAGTGTACTGATGTTACAGCGAGGGGTTATTTGAATGTATTAACCATTAATTTGTTATTTTCTGAGGTTAAGGATCGGGAAATCAGGTTAGAAAATATCACTAATTTTATAGCAGGACAGGCAGAAAAAGGAGACCCAGTTGATATTATTCTATTACAAGAAGTCGTTGGAGGACCGCTGTCAGGAACCATTAACAGTAGCTTGGATTTGAAAAGACTCCTCGCTAAAAAGGGAATGAAATATAATCTTAGCTATCGACTAGCAAATGGGCTGCCTGGAATCCTTACAGTGGGAAATGCCATTTTAAGCCGCTGTAGAATCATCTTCACTATTTCCAAAACACTTCCTTTTGTTTCAGAAGAGCCTTTTGAAGGCTTTGAAATTCCACTAAAAAGAAAGGTAATGATGTCCAGAATAAAAATTCCAAATTTTGGCAAAATCAATATTTACAATACTCATCTGTGCGCTTTTTGTGACCCAACAGAGCGTTTACAACAAACTCAGGTTCTTTTGGATTTTATAAGAACGGTGGAAAAGTCCATTTGGTGGGATGAAAATCCTGTTATTTTAGGGGGTGATTTTAACATCAATTTAAACATTACTGAAGAAAGAGAGGCTTATGACCAAATAGTTGATTTTGGATTTATCGATACTTATAGCACAGCTAATGGCTGTTACTCCTGCTGTTCTGACGAAGAAGGCTATCTTGGGTGTACTTATGCTGTTTTAGGTAATCCTTATTCAGGCGAGGAAGAATTTAAAAGAATTGATTATATCTTTGTAAAAGGTGAGGGGCTCGACATCGCTGATAGCATTGTAGTATTTAACACTGATCCTGATTGGGTTTCGGATCATTCTGGTGTTCTTAGCAAAATTAGTCTTCCTTAA
- the metE gene encoding 5-methyltetrahydropteroyltriglutamate--homocysteine S-methyltransferase, which yields MEEKLEIWSSNLGYPRIGEKRELKKALEGYWQDKVTDEELKQTATSLQERIWETQKQAGIDFIPVGDFSLYDHMLDISINFGFIPKRFRQQTIKKELELYFTMARGAKNVPPLEMTKWFDTNYHYLVPEIDTPPKLLGNPILTLIKKAIALNIQPKPVLVGPYTFLTLSKVPEGKDKFWVLPKLLEVYKEVLKQWAMAGAKWVQIDEPALVLEMSGEEIKVVKDIYHNLSSPDINIMLQTYFEGVDFYPEIAKLPVQGIGLDFVRSHNNLENIKKYGFPKEKVLGLGIVNGRNVWRTNLTHAFALAKEIIDIAHPKAVFVQPSCSLLHLPISIELETKLSSEVKQILAFAKERLQEVAILTQALRKGELPAGSFAGSPEVHPLKEVKEKIAQLKSEDFERAEPYEKRFLKQQKVLNLPLFPTTTIGSFPQTKDVRQKRARFKRGEIDQQEYSQFLREKMAFCIGIQEGLGLDVLVHGEFERSDMVEYFAQKMTGFLVTQNGWVQSYGSRCVRPPIIYADVSRPKPMTINEICYAQSLTPKPVKGMLTGPVTILNWSYVREDIPRKEVAFQIALALRDEVLDLEKAGIKIIQIDEPAFREGLPLKKEKRKSYLDWAVKAFRLSNAPVKPQTQIHTHMCYAEFKDIIEAIDAMDADVISIECSRSKGDVISIFETYHYKKGIGLGTYDIHSPRIPKKEEILATLKRCLKVLAPQQLWVNPDCGLKTRQWEEIIPSLRNMVEVARELRDSLSKD from the coding sequence ATGGAGGAAAAATTGGAGATTTGGAGCAGCAATTTAGGTTATCCTAGGATAGGAGAAAAAAGAGAATTAAAAAAGGCTTTAGAAGGCTATTGGCAGGATAAAGTTACTGATGAGGAGTTGAAGCAAACGGCTACTTCTTTACAAGAAAGAATTTGGGAGACACAAAAGCAGGCGGGGATTGATTTTATTCCTGTAGGAGATTTTTCACTCTATGACCATATGTTGGATATAAGTATTAACTTTGGTTTTATCCCCAAGCGTTTTCGCCAACAAACAATAAAAAAAGAATTAGAACTCTATTTTACTATGGCTAGGGGGGCTAAGAATGTTCCCCCTTTAGAGATGACTAAATGGTTTGACACCAATTACCACTATTTAGTGCCAGAGATAGATACCCCACCAAAACTCTTAGGAAATCCCATTTTAACCCTTATAAAAAAGGCAATTGCCCTTAATATTCAACCCAAGCCTGTTCTTGTAGGACCTTATACCTTTTTGACATTGAGCAAGGTGCCTGAGGGGAAAGACAAATTTTGGGTATTGCCCAAATTGCTTGAAGTTTATAAGGAAGTTTTAAAGCAGTGGGCTATGGCCGGAGCGAAATGGGTGCAGATAGATGAGCCGGCCTTGGTTTTAGAGATGAGTGGTGAAGAGATAAAAGTAGTTAAAGATATTTATCATAACCTATCATCTCCTGACATAAATATTATGTTACAGACTTATTTTGAAGGCGTGGATTTTTATCCTGAAATAGCCAAATTGCCGGTGCAGGGTATTGGTTTAGACTTTGTGCGTTCACATAATAATTTAGAAAATATAAAAAAATACGGTTTTCCCAAAGAAAAAGTCCTAGGGCTAGGCATTGTCAATGGTAGAAATGTGTGGAGAACAAATTTAACGCATGCCTTTGCTTTAGCCAAGGAAATTATAGACATAGCCCATCCTAAGGCAGTATTTGTTCAGCCAAGTTGCAGTTTACTCCATTTGCCTATTAGCATTGAATTAGAAACCAAGTTGTCTTCTGAAGTAAAACAAATTTTGGCCTTTGCAAAAGAACGCTTGCAAGAAGTAGCTATATTGACCCAAGCCTTAAGGAAGGGAGAATTGCCAGCAGGGAGTTTTGCAGGCAGTCCTGAGGTTCATCCATTGAAAGAAGTAAAAGAAAAGATTGCTCAATTAAAATCAGAGGATTTTGAGCGAGCCGAGCCATATGAAAAACGTTTTTTAAAGCAACAAAAAGTTTTAAATCTACCTTTGTTTCCTACTACCACTATTGGTAGTTTTCCTCAAACAAAAGATGTTAGGCAAAAAAGGGCAAGATTTAAACGAGGAGAAATTGACCAGCAAGAATATAGCCAGTTTCTTAGAGAGAAAATGGCCTTTTGTATAGGAATTCAAGAAGGATTAGGGTTAGATGTTTTAGTGCATGGTGAATTTGAAAGAAGTGATATGGTAGAATATTTTGCTCAAAAAATGACTGGTTTTTTAGTTACCCAGAATGGATGGGTGCAGTCATATGGTTCTAGATGTGTCAGGCCACCCATTATTTATGCCGATGTGAGTCGTCCTAAACCTATGACCATCAATGAAATCTGTTATGCTCAAAGTTTGACCCCAAAGCCAGTTAAGGGGATGTTAACGGGTCCTGTGACTATACTAAATTGGTCATATGTCAGAGAGGATATTCCCAGAAAAGAAGTGGCTTTTCAAATTGCCCTAGCCTTGCGAGATGAGGTATTAGATTTAGAAAAGGCAGGCATCAAAATTATTCAGATTGATGAGCCTGCATTTAGAGAAGGTTTACCATTGAAAAAGGAAAAAAGAAAATCTTATTTAGATTGGGCAGTGAAGGCATTCCGTTTAAGTAATGCTCCTGTTAAACCACAAACACAAATTCATACTCACATGTGTTATGCTGAATTTAAAGATATTATTGAGGCCATAGATGCCATGGATGCTGATGTGATTTCTATTGAATGTTCACGCAGTAAGGGAGATGTGATTAGTATATTTGAGACCTACCATTATAAAAAGGGAATCGGATTAGGCACTTATGACATTCATAGCCCTAGAATTCCTAAAAAAGAAGAAATATTAGCTACTTTAAAACGATGCCTAAAGGTGTTAGCACCACAACAATTATGGGTCAATCCTGATTGTGGTTTAAAGACCCGCCAATGGGAAGAAATTATTCCTTCTTTAAGAAATATGGTTGAAGTAGCAAGAGAGTTGAGAGATTCCTTGTCTAAAGACTGA
- a CDS encoding NAD(P)H-dependent flavin oxidoreductase, producing MKIPKLKIGAHEVEIPIIQGGMGVGISMHSLAAAVASLGAIGIIAGACVGFLEPDFAKRPQAANKRALKKEIALARQAAPGGVIGVNIMVAMTDYEDLVKAALEAKADIIFSGAGLPLTQPKIKKDYPDSKTALVPIISSGRAASLLCKKWLHSYDYLPDAFVLEGPKAGGHLGFSLKDLVNNRYRLEQLLDEVIKAVDPYEKIAGRPIPIIVAGGVYTGQDIARFLNLGASGVQMATRFVVTEECDASEAFKKEHIRAKKEDIVFIKSPVGMPGRAIKNKFLEEVERGKKVPFKCLYHCIKTCVPRKAPYCISSALINAQKGNLEEGFAFAGSNAYRSNKIVTVKELIEELLEGIKKA from the coding sequence ATGAAGATTCCAAAATTAAAAATAGGTGCACATGAGGTAGAAATTCCTATTATTCAAGGGGGTATGGGAGTAGGCATCTCTATGCACTCCCTCGCTGCTGCCGTGGCTAGTTTAGGGGCTATCGGGATTATTGCTGGTGCTTGTGTAGGTTTTTTAGAACCTGATTTCGCAAAACGACCACAAGCAGCTAATAAAAGGGCCTTAAAAAAGGAAATTGCCTTGGCACGACAAGCTGCCCCTGGGGGTGTTATTGGTGTCAATATTATGGTGGCCATGACTGATTATGAAGATTTGGTAAAGGCTGCTTTGGAAGCCAAAGCAGATATTATTTTTTCTGGAGCAGGATTACCACTTACTCAGCCTAAAATAAAAAAAGATTACCCTGATAGTAAAACCGCCTTAGTACCTATTATTTCTTCTGGACGGGCAGCATCACTTTTATGCAAAAAGTGGTTACATAGTTATGATTATCTTCCTGATGCCTTTGTCTTAGAAGGGCCAAAGGCTGGTGGTCACCTAGGTTTTTCTTTAAAAGACTTGGTAAATAATCGGTATCGGCTTGAGCAATTATTAGACGAAGTAATTAAAGCCGTAGACCCTTATGAAAAAATAGCAGGCAGACCCATTCCTATAATTGTGGCTGGAGGTGTTTATACTGGCCAAGATATTGCCCGTTTTTTAAATCTAGGGGCAAGTGGTGTGCAGATGGCCACCCGTTTTGTGGTGACAGAAGAGTGCGATGCCTCAGAAGCATTCAAAAAAGAACATATCCGGGCTAAAAAAGAAGACATTGTTTTTATCAAAAGCCCAGTAGGAATGCCCGGGAGGGCCATTAAAAATAAGTTTTTAGAAGAAGTAGAAAGAGGGAAAAAGGTGCCCTTTAAGTGTCTTTACCATTGTATAAAGACTTGTGTGCCCCGTAAGGCACCTTATTGCATATCTTCGGCCCTAATCAATGCCCAAAAAGGCAATTTGGAAGAAGGTTTCGCCTTTGCTGGGAGTAATGCCTATCGATCAAATAAAATAGTAACAGTAAAAGAACTTATTGAGGAACTTTTAGAAGGGATAAAAAAGGCATAA